Proteins encoded together in one Janthinobacterium tructae window:
- a CDS encoding methyltransferase domain-containing protein has translation MSAPIDAVQVRDFFSRPARVAPSDFLRREVSARMHERLELVKITPLRVLDAGCGPGADLAQLHKDYPAAQIIGLDAAQAMMQAARMPASKLASLNQFLSKLLPAKAGVDLLCGDLGDLPLAQGSIDLVWSNLALHWHAQPDRVFAEWRRALRLDGLLMFSCFGPDTFREVRDAFAEADLYPHALPFVDMHDFGDMLVETGFSTPVLDMEIITVTYDTAEKLLADVRAFGGNPLTTRRRGLMGKAAWQRMLAALEKMRRPDGKLGLSFEVIYGHAFRPAPRVTRNGEAIIRFDLPRKPK, from the coding sequence ATGAGTGCGCCCATCGATGCGGTGCAAGTACGCGATTTCTTTTCCCGTCCCGCGCGCGTCGCGCCGTCCGATTTCCTGCGCCGCGAAGTGTCGGCACGCATGCACGAGCGCCTGGAGCTGGTGAAAATCACTCCCTTGCGCGTGCTCGACGCCGGCTGTGGCCCGGGCGCGGACCTGGCGCAGTTGCACAAGGATTATCCCGCCGCGCAGATTATCGGTCTCGATGCAGCGCAAGCGATGATGCAGGCGGCGCGCATGCCCGCGTCGAAACTGGCCAGCCTGAACCAGTTCCTCAGCAAACTCTTGCCGGCCAAGGCGGGCGTGGATTTGCTGTGTGGCGACCTCGGTGACTTGCCGCTGGCACAGGGCAGCATCGACCTCGTGTGGTCCAACCTGGCGCTGCACTGGCATGCCCAGCCCGACCGCGTGTTTGCCGAATGGCGGCGCGCGCTGCGCCTCGATGGCTTGCTGATGTTTTCCTGTTTCGGTCCCGACACCTTCCGCGAAGTGCGCGATGCCTTTGCCGAGGCGGATTTATATCCGCATGCCCTGCCTTTTGTGGACATGCACGACTTTGGCGACATGCTGGTCGAGACGGGTTTTTCCACGCCCGTGCTGGACATGGAAATCATTACGGTGACCTACGACACGGCGGAAAAACTGCTGGCGGACGTGCGCGCCTTTGGCGGCAACCCGCTCACCACGCGCCGGCGCGGCCTGATGGGCAAGGCGGCCTGGCAGCGCATGCTGGCCGCGCTGGAAAAGATGCGCCGTCCCGACGGCAAGCTGGGCCTGAGTTTCGAGGTCATCTATGGTCACGCCTTCCGTCCCGCGCCGCGCGTGACGCGCAATGGCGAAGCCATCATCCGCTTCGATTTGCCGCGCAAACCCAAATAA
- the coxB gene encoding cytochrome c oxidase subunit II, whose protein sequence is MTHAKRLQSLLLGLSLTAFGIGRWATAAPAASTYPGTGGPVPFEMNLQPPATQIAHEIYDLHTLMMIICLVIFVAVFGVMFYSIFKHRKSLGHKPATFHESTTVEIAWTVVPFLIVIGMALPATRTVVGMKDTSNADITIKATGMQWKWGYDYLKGEGEGISFLSNLATPRSQVGAPGVPPTEKRGENYLIEVDNEVVVPVNKKIRVVLTANDVIHAWSVPAFGVKQDAIPGFVRDTWFKADHIGTFRGNCAELCGKEHAFMPIVVKVVSADDYKAWVDVKQKEMAALADDPSKVWTIDELKVKGEKVYAANCVVCHQATGKGVPGAFAPLDGSAVVNGPKADQIHVLLNGQKSGKYPAEMPAWKQLSDTEIAAVITYTRNSWSNKAAENIVQPAEVVAARK, encoded by the coding sequence ATGACACATGCAAAGCGACTTCAATCGTTGCTGCTCGGGCTGTCTTTGACAGCGTTTGGCATCGGGCGATGGGCCACGGCGGCACCGGCTGCCAGCACCTATCCCGGCACCGGCGGTCCCGTGCCGTTCGAAATGAATCTGCAACCGCCGGCGACGCAGATCGCCCATGAAATCTACGATTTGCACACCCTGATGATGATCATCTGTCTGGTGATCTTCGTGGCCGTGTTCGGCGTCATGTTCTATTCCATCTTCAAGCATCGCAAGTCCCTGGGCCATAAACCGGCCACCTTCCACGAAAGCACCACCGTCGAGATCGCCTGGACCGTCGTGCCTTTCCTGATCGTCATCGGCATGGCCCTGCCTGCCACGCGCACCGTGGTGGGCATGAAGGATACCTCGAACGCCGACATCACCATCAAGGCCACCGGCATGCAGTGGAAATGGGGCTATGACTACCTGAAAGGCGAGGGCGAAGGCATTTCCTTCCTCTCCAACCTGGCCACGCCGCGCTCGCAAGTGGGGGCGCCTGGCGTGCCGCCGACGGAAAAACGCGGCGAAAACTACCTGATCGAAGTCGACAACGAAGTCGTCGTGCCGGTCAACAAGAAGATCCGCGTGGTGCTGACGGCCAACGACGTCATCCACGCCTGGTCCGTGCCCGCCTTCGGCGTCAAACAGGATGCGATTCCCGGCTTCGTGCGCGACACCTGGTTCAAGGCCGACCATATCGGCACCTTCCGCGGCAATTGCGCCGAGTTGTGCGGCAAGGAACACGCCTTCATGCCCATCGTCGTCAAGGTCGTCTCGGCAGATGATTACAAGGCCTGGGTTGATGTAAAACAAAAGGAAATGGCGGCATTGGCTGATGATCCAAGCAAGGTGTGGACCATCGATGAATTGAAGGTCAAGGGCGAGAAAGTGTATGCGGCCAACTGCGTGGTCTGCCACCAGGCGACAGGCAAGGGCGTGCCCGGTGCGTTTGCGCCGCTGGACGGCTCGGCCGTCGTGAACGGTCCGAAAGCGGATCAGATCCATGTCTTGCTGAACGGGCAAAAGAGCGGCAAGTATCCCGCCGAGATGCCAGCCTGGAAACAGCTGTCCGACACGGAAATTGCCGCAGTGATCACTTACACGCGTAATTCCTGGTCGAACAAGGCCGCAGAGAACATCGTTCAACCAGCCGAAGTCGTGGCTGCACGCAAGTAA